One genomic window of Cheilinus undulatus linkage group 7, ASM1832078v1, whole genome shotgun sequence includes the following:
- the LOC121512470 gene encoding cytochrome b-c1 complex subunit 10-like: MVQKILNKFIGSKYITIVRTWVPNMVAWGTVGGVALVHFTDWRLFLDYVPYIKGKFKDE; the protein is encoded by the exons ATGGTCCAGAAAATACTTAACAAATTCATCGGCAGCAAATACATAACTATTGTGCGAACGTG ggTACCAAACATGGTCGCCTGGGGGACAGTTGGCGGAGTGGCCCTCGTTCATTTCACAGACTGGCGGTTATTTTTAGACTATGTGCCATACATTAAAGGGAAATTCAAGGATGAGTAA
- the mbd3b gene encoding methyl-CpG-binding domain protein 3b isoform X3 has product MDKNDPSGKKFRSKPQLARYLGNQMDLSSFDFRTGKMLMSKLNKNRQRLRYDNNNQNKGKPDLNTSLPVRQTASIFKQPVTKVTNHPNNKVKTDPQKAVDQPRQLFWEKKLSGLNAYDIAEELVKTMELPKGLQGVGPGCTDKTLLSAIASALHTSAAPITGQLSAAVEKNPGVWLNTAQPLCKAFIVTDEDIRKQEELVYSVRKRLEEALMADMLAHVEEAANEGEALKEEGNGSEDMESV; this is encoded by the exons ATGGATAAAAACGA TCCATCTGGGAAGAAGTTTCGGAGCAAGCCTCAGCTGGCCCGTTACCTTGGTAACCAGATGGACCTCAGCTCCTTTGATTTCCGCACGGGAAAGATGCTGATGAGCAAGCTGAACAAGAACCGGCAGAGGTTGCGCTATGATAACAACAACCAGAACAAG ggCAAACCTGACTTGAACACATCACTCCCAGTCAGACAGACAGCTTCCATCTTTAAGCAGCCCGTTACCAAGGTTACCAACCACCCAAACAACAAAGTGAAGACGGATCCTCAGAAAGCCGTCGACCAGCCCAGACAG CTATTTTGGGAGAAGAAACTCAGTGGTCTTAATGCGTATGACATTGCAGAGGAACTTGTGAAGACAATGGAACTGCCAAAAGGCCTGCAAG GTGTCGGCCCAGGCTGCACAGACAAGACTCTCCTGTCGGCTATTGCTAGTGCTCTGCACACCAGCGCTGCTCCCATCACCGGTCAGCTGTCTGCAGCTGTGGAGAAGAACCCTGGAGTCTGGCTCAACACAGCACAGCCACTGTGTAAGGCCTTCATTGTCACTGATGAGGACATCAG GAAACAGGAGGAGCTGGTGTACAGTGTGAGGAAAAGGCTGGAGGAGGCACTGATGGCAGATATGTTGGCCCATGTCGAAGAGGCTGCTAACGAAGGAGAGGCTCTGAAGGAGGAGGGTAACGGCAGTGAAGACATGGAGAGTGTATAG
- the mbd3b gene encoding methyl-CpG-binding domain protein 3b isoform X2 yields the protein MVETKAPSGKKFRSKPQLARYLGNQMDLSSFDFRTGKMLMSKLNKNRQRLRYDNNNQNKGKPDLNTSLPVRQTASIFKQPVTKVTNHPNNKVKTDPQKAVDQPRQLFWEKKLSGLNAYDIAEELVKTMELPKGLQGVGPGCTDKTLLSAIASALHTSAAPITGQLSAAVEKNPGVWLNTAQPLCKAFIVTDEDIRKQEELVYSVRKRLEEALMADMLAHVEEAANEGEALKEEGNGSEDMESV from the exons ATGGTCGAAACAAAAGC TCCATCTGGGAAGAAGTTTCGGAGCAAGCCTCAGCTGGCCCGTTACCTTGGTAACCAGATGGACCTCAGCTCCTTTGATTTCCGCACGGGAAAGATGCTGATGAGCAAGCTGAACAAGAACCGGCAGAGGTTGCGCTATGATAACAACAACCAGAACAAG ggCAAACCTGACTTGAACACATCACTCCCAGTCAGACAGACAGCTTCCATCTTTAAGCAGCCCGTTACCAAGGTTACCAACCACCCAAACAACAAAGTGAAGACGGATCCTCAGAAAGCCGTCGACCAGCCCAGACAG CTATTTTGGGAGAAGAAACTCAGTGGTCTTAATGCGTATGACATTGCAGAGGAACTTGTGAAGACAATGGAACTGCCAAAAGGCCTGCAAG GTGTCGGCCCAGGCTGCACAGACAAGACTCTCCTGTCGGCTATTGCTAGTGCTCTGCACACCAGCGCTGCTCCCATCACCGGTCAGCTGTCTGCAGCTGTGGAGAAGAACCCTGGAGTCTGGCTCAACACAGCACAGCCACTGTGTAAGGCCTTCATTGTCACTGATGAGGACATCAG GAAACAGGAGGAGCTGGTGTACAGTGTGAGGAAAAGGCTGGAGGAGGCACTGATGGCAGATATGTTGGCCCATGTCGAAGAGGCTGCTAACGAAGGAGAGGCTCTGAAGGAGGAGGGTAACGGCAGTGAAGACATGGAGAGTGTATAG
- the mbd3b gene encoding methyl-CpG-binding domain protein 3b isoform X1 has product MEKKRWDCTALPKGWKMEEVTRKSGLSAGKSDVYYFSPSGKKFRSKPQLARYLGNQMDLSSFDFRTGKMLMSKLNKNRQRLRYDNNNQNKGKPDLNTSLPVRQTASIFKQPVTKVTNHPNNKVKTDPQKAVDQPRQLFWEKKLSGLNAYDIAEELVKTMELPKGLQGVGPGCTDKTLLSAIASALHTSAAPITGQLSAAVEKNPGVWLNTAQPLCKAFIVTDEDIRKQEELVYSVRKRLEEALMADMLAHVEEAANEGEALKEEGNGSEDMESV; this is encoded by the exons ATGGAGAAGAAAAGGTGGGATTGCACTGCTCTCCCCAAGGGCTGGAAAATGGAAGAAGTGACCAGAAAGTCGGGTTTGTCAGCTGGAAAAAGCGATGTCTATTATTTTAG TCCATCTGGGAAGAAGTTTCGGAGCAAGCCTCAGCTGGCCCGTTACCTTGGTAACCAGATGGACCTCAGCTCCTTTGATTTCCGCACGGGAAAGATGCTGATGAGCAAGCTGAACAAGAACCGGCAGAGGTTGCGCTATGATAACAACAACCAGAACAAG ggCAAACCTGACTTGAACACATCACTCCCAGTCAGACAGACAGCTTCCATCTTTAAGCAGCCCGTTACCAAGGTTACCAACCACCCAAACAACAAAGTGAAGACGGATCCTCAGAAAGCCGTCGACCAGCCCAGACAG CTATTTTGGGAGAAGAAACTCAGTGGTCTTAATGCGTATGACATTGCAGAGGAACTTGTGAAGACAATGGAACTGCCAAAAGGCCTGCAAG GTGTCGGCCCAGGCTGCACAGACAAGACTCTCCTGTCGGCTATTGCTAGTGCTCTGCACACCAGCGCTGCTCCCATCACCGGTCAGCTGTCTGCAGCTGTGGAGAAGAACCCTGGAGTCTGGCTCAACACAGCACAGCCACTGTGTAAGGCCTTCATTGTCACTGATGAGGACATCAG GAAACAGGAGGAGCTGGTGTACAGTGTGAGGAAAAGGCTGGAGGAGGCACTGATGGCAGATATGTTGGCCCATGTCGAAGAGGCTGCTAACGAAGGAGAGGCTCTGAAGGAGGAGGGTAACGGCAGTGAAGACATGGAGAGTGTATAG